From Argopecten irradians isolate NY chromosome 2, Ai_NY, whole genome shotgun sequence, the proteins below share one genomic window:
- the LOC138316994 gene encoding uncharacterized protein, with translation MSRRKQKRPGDDRDCREYFHKRRYARPLPDPDVYNWPKEWLPKPDTQLVPANTSALRIDPPKPKPPSHVFENTFYLQSPPKMRSEMDACDFDYNPDVEMERLKNIKKTENELLSTASGRRRTNAEKLNIKGEAEKMVDMQEFTEKTERYTEKKKRDIETMKRVYKERDLGEPPDTSNIVELAMDIKRKVYLKSMKKSNPGYVHTIAKSDQGEVDVDFKPPNDDNNDKTRNITSAILRKSESDLEKSLGVVAHGPEIWPNVGINGAYEVYTKETKCTKTVSYIRKGEATQRRYADGVKPHTVTRDQGQQMTLLYDSEKHMELDKTKTHGHQITRGSSCWYSVKQRDGTSSSLETCDENRSVDERIENPQSKPRMTMWYGRSQSRGFDEDEAINRSLDQNIKSIDYQDKHNNDGVHNSGNHWSSLWWGTDEKMEFDIDKMEGCNKQNLTESHERCDEMMDGKETGSTFTRTVPFLYLGTEDLPHRIRTETYTFQKVPDKSAHNKSNDLQNFTCIIL, from the exons ATGTCCAGAAGAAAACAAAAGCGTCCCGGAGATGACCGGGACTGTCGAGAGTATTTTC ATAAAAGAAGATATGCTCGTCCTCTACCTGATCCTGATGTTTACAACTGGCCCAAGGAATGGCTCCCCAAACCTGATACTCAGTTAGTGCCTGCAAACACGTCTGCCTTGAGG ATTGACCCCCCGAAACCTAAGCCACCTAGTCACGTCTTTGAGAACACATTCTACCTACAATCTCCACCCAAGATGAGGTCAGAGATGGACGCGTGCGACTTCGACTACAATCCAGATGTTGAAATGGAAAG ACTGAAGAACATCAAGAAAACTGAAAATGAATTACTGAGTACAGCGTCTGGGCGCCGACGAACAAATGCCGAGAAGCTGAACATCAAAGGAGAGGCAGAAAAAATGGTCGACATGCAAGAATTCACGGAAAAGACAGAGCGatatacagaaaaaaagaaaagagacATAGAG ACAATGAAGAGAGTATACAAAGAAAGGGACCTAGGCGAACCTCCAGATACCAGTAACATAGTAGAACTGGCAATGGACATCAAGCGCAAGGTTTATCTAAAGTCCATGAAGAAATCAAACCCTGGATACGTCCACACCATAGCTAAATCTGACCAAGGAGAGGTTGATGTGGATTTCAAACCGCCGAACGATGATAACAATGATAAGACAAGAAATATAACAAGTGCTATTCTGCGCAAGAGCGAATCTGACTTGGAAAAGAGTTTGGGCGTTGTTGCCCATGGACCCGAAATTTGGCCAAATGTCGGGATCAATGGTGCATATGAAGTTTACACGAAAGagacaaaatgtacaaaaacTGTTTCATACATTAGAAAAGGGGAAGCAACTCAAAGGAGATACGCCGACGGGGTTAAACCTCACACTGTCACCAGGGATCAAGGTCAACAGATGACACTGTTGTATGATAGCGAGAAACACATGGAGCTAGACAAAACTAAAACACACGGACACCAAATAACACGTGGCAGCAGCTGCTGGTATAGTGTAAAACAAAGGGATGGAACTTCGAGTTCTCTAGAAACGTGTGACGAAAATAGAAGCGTTGACGAGAGGATAGAAAATCCCCAATCAAAGCCTCGTATGACCATGTGGTATGGACGCAGTCAGAGTAGAGGGTTTGACGAAGATGAGGCAATCAACAGAAGTTTGGATCAAAATATAAAGTCGATTGATTACCAAGATAAGCATAACAACGATGGTGTACATAACAGTGGTAACCATTGGTCTAGTCTGTGGTGGGGAACTGACGAGAAAATGGAGTTTGATATAGATAAGATGGAAGGCTGCAACAAGCAAAATCTTACTGAATCACACGAGAGATGTGATGAAATGATGGATGGCAAGGAAACAGGTAGCACATTTACAAGGACGGTGCCTTTCTTGTACCTCGGCACAGAGGACCTGCCACACCGGATTCGAACGGAGACATACACTTTTCAAAAGGTGCCAGATAAAAGCGCACACAACAAAAGTAATGATCTCCAAAACTTCACGTGCATCATCCTCTGA